From one Thamnophis elegans isolate rThaEle1 chromosome 9, rThaEle1.pri, whole genome shotgun sequence genomic stretch:
- the LOC116513380 gene encoding placenta-specific gene 8 protein-like, with amino-acid sequence MMVAIQPDRKYWQTDLCDCCSDCGVCICGLFCCPCLACQVASAMNECCCCGPTVAMRAVYRTKYEIPGSICNDACIVGCCPVCSLCQIKRDINKRKAMGAF; translated from the exons ATGATGGTAGCGATCCAGCCCGACAGAAAATATTGGCAAACGGACTTGTGTGACTGCTGTAGCGACTGTGGAGTCT GTATTTGTGGACTGTTCTGCTGCCCTTGTCTGGCGTGCCAAGTTGCTTCAGCtatgaatgaatgttgttgcTGTGGTCCAACTGTGGCCATGCGAGCTGTCTACAGGACAAAATATGAGATCCCT GGATCCATCTGTAACGATGCCTGCATTGTGGGGTGTTGCCCTGTTTGTTCCCTCTGCCAAATCAAGAGAGATATCAACAAAAGGAAAGCAATGGGGGCATTCTAG
- the LOC116513307 gene encoding placenta-specific gene 8 protein-like: MNIQPVVVTQPQMVVTLQPNRNYWQTELCDCFSDCGVCLCGFFCYICLGCQVAADMNECCCCGSTVAMRSVYRTKYNIPGSICNDFCIVGCCPVCSLCQIKRDINRRKAMGAF; this comes from the exons ATGAATATTCAGCCAGTCGTTGTCACTCAGCCACAGATGGTGGTGACGCTCCAGCCGAACAGAAACTATTGGCAAACGGAGTTATGTGACTGCTTTAGTGACTGTGGAGTCT GTCTCTGTGGATTTTTCTGCTACATTTGTTTGGGATGCCAAGTTGCCGCAgatatgaatgaatgttgttgcTGTGGCTCAACTGTTGCCATGCGATCTGTCTACAGGACAAAATACAATATCCCT GGATCCATCTGTAACGATTTCTGCATTGTGGGGTGTTGCCCCGTTTGTTCCCTCTGCCAAATCAAGAGAGATATCAACAGGAGGAAAGCAATGGGGGCGTTCTAG